The following are encoded in a window of Candidatus Zixiibacteriota bacterium genomic DNA:
- a CDS encoding 1-deoxy-D-xylulose-5-phosphate synthase N-terminal domain-containing protein yields MKHLDKINSPLDIKSLSQSELIELAEEVRQSIIAAVSETGGHLASSLGVVELTVALHYVF; encoded by the coding sequence GTGAAGCACCTCGACAAGATAAACTCACCGCTGGACATCAAGTCGCTCTCACAGAGCGAACTGATCGAACTGGCCGAAGAGGTGCGCCAGTCAATTATTGCCGCGGTCTCGGAGACCGGCGGCCATCTGGCATCGAGCCTTGGCGTGGTGGAGCTGACCGTGGCTCTGCACTACGTCTTTG
- a CDS encoding polyprenyl synthetase family protein yields MPALTSIDGRRYCTVARELTDRLLDRFLPSSDTEPRTLHEAMRYSVMAGGKRLRPILALAAYEYCGGNHERAPATVHKAMAALEMVHTYSLIHDDLPCMDDDDLRRGRPTCHKKFSEAVATLAGDALHVVAFELMAQTGSTEVVVELARSGGTAGMLGGQMADIEAEGRRVDRKEIERIHRLKTAALIRGSVRIGAMLAGAERSLLERLSVYGEKVGLAFQIIDDILDIEGDQELLGKEVGSDSRNAKATYPGVVGMEASRRDAARLVDEALACFEPDEDNILMWLARYIGQRNN; encoded by the coding sequence TTGCCGGCACTGACGAGTATTGATGGCCGCAGGTATTGCACGGTGGCCCGCGAGTTGACCGACCGCCTGCTTGATCGCTTCCTGCCGTCGAGTGACACCGAACCAAGAACGCTGCACGAGGCGATGCGCTATTCGGTGATGGCCGGCGGCAAGCGGCTTCGTCCGATTCTGGCGCTCGCCGCCTACGAGTACTGCGGCGGTAATCACGAGCGCGCTCCCGCCACTGTGCACAAGGCGATGGCGGCGCTCGAGATGGTTCACACATACTCGCTTATCCACGACGATCTCCCCTGCATGGATGACGACGATCTTCGCCGCGGACGTCCAACCTGTCACAAGAAATTCAGTGAAGCGGTCGCGACTCTTGCGGGCGACGCACTCCATGTGGTGGCGTTCGAACTGATGGCGCAGACCGGTTCCACCGAGGTGGTTGTCGAACTGGCGCGCTCGGGAGGCACAGCTGGCATGCTCGGCGGGCAGATGGCCGACATCGAGGCCGAAGGGCGGCGAGTAGACCGAAAGGAAATAGAGAGAATCCATCGCCTCAAGACCGCCGCCCTCATTCGCGGCTCGGTTCGGATCGGCGCCATGCTGGCAGGCGCGGAACGCAGTCTACTCGAGAGGCTGAGCGTATACGGTGAGAAGGTCGGCCTGGCCTTCCAGATTATCGATGATATTCTCGACATTGAGGGTGACCAGGAACTTCTGGGCAAGGAAGTTGGTTCGGACAGCCGCAATGCCAAGGCCACCTATCCCGGCGTAGTCGGTATGGAAGCATCTCGCCGCGACGCGGCTCGGCTGGTCGACGAGGCGCTCGCCTGTTTCGAGCCGGACGAGGATAACATTCTGATGTGGCTGGCCCGCTATATCGGCCAGAGGAACAACTGA
- the xseB gene encoding exodeoxyribonuclease VII small subunit codes for MTSPKKYKDYESAMTRLEEITEKLESGDVKLEEAIGLYTEGLEIARFCNEKLNEADAKIKIIAEKDGRLEETDFDEGEQ; via the coding sequence ATGACGAGTCCGAAGAAATATAAGGACTATGAATCGGCCATGACGCGACTTGAAGAAATCACCGAGAAACTTGAGTCAGGCGACGTAAAGCTGGAAGAAGCGATCGGGCTTTACACTGAGGGGCTGGAGATCGCCCGATTCTGCAACGAGAAGCTGAACGAGGCCGATGCCAAGATCAAGATCATCGCGGAAAAAGACGGCCGACTCGAGGAAACCGATTTCGACGAAGGAGAGCAGTAG
- the xseA gene encoding exodeoxyribonuclease VII large subunit — MPEQPKAYTVTAITRIIKSSLEEQFQSIWVEGEISNYHLHSSGHRYITLKDENAVLKVVMWRSAGMSLRFEPENGQKVLAFGDITVYEKGGQYQLQCRKLIPSGIGELELAFRQLHEKLSAEGLFDESRKKPLPRFPQRIGVVTSPTGAAIRDIIQIARRRNPSVQLIIYPCAVQGEGAENEIAAGIGYFNTRTDIDLIITGRGGGSLEDLWPFNTEVTVLAVAGSRIPVVSAVGHEIDITLSDLAADLRAPTPSAAAELTVWSRREFLDDLDLLLAAQAAQLATMVEYARQQLRNIMGRPIFRRPEDAVNQRRQELDGLVRLLGAAGKNLFERFRNGLSLGLSRLEALSPLKTLARGYSVSRRVSDQKVVRSHEDIGEGERMETIIADARLISLVETVRKGQ, encoded by the coding sequence ATGCCCGAGCAGCCCAAAGCCTACACAGTCACCGCCATAACGCGGATCATCAAGTCGTCCCTGGAGGAGCAATTCCAATCGATCTGGGTCGAAGGCGAAATCTCCAACTACCATTTGCATTCTTCCGGCCACCGGTATATCACGCTCAAAGACGAAAACGCGGTGCTCAAGGTAGTCATGTGGCGATCGGCCGGAATGTCGCTCCGGTTCGAGCCGGAGAACGGCCAGAAAGTGCTCGCTTTCGGCGATATCACCGTCTACGAAAAAGGCGGCCAGTACCAACTGCAATGTCGTAAGCTGATCCCGTCAGGAATCGGCGAACTGGAACTGGCTTTTCGTCAGTTGCACGAGAAACTCTCCGCCGAGGGTCTGTTCGACGAGTCCCGCAAAAAGCCATTACCCAGATTCCCGCAGCGAATCGGCGTCGTCACGTCGCCGACGGGCGCGGCCATTCGCGATATCATCCAGATCGCCCGCCGCCGGAATCCGTCGGTACAGTTGATTATCTATCCCTGCGCCGTACAAGGCGAGGGCGCCGAGAACGAAATCGCCGCCGGTATCGGATACTTCAACACCCGTACCGACATAGACCTGATAATCACCGGGCGCGGCGGCGGGTCGCTTGAAGACCTCTGGCCGTTCAACACCGAGGTCACAGTCCTCGCGGTTGCGGGATCACGAATCCCGGTGGTATCAGCGGTCGGCCACGAAATTGACATCACCCTGTCCGATTTGGCTGCCGACCTGCGCGCCCCGACTCCGTCAGCAGCGGCCGAACTGACGGTCTGGTCAAGGCGCGAATTCCTCGACGATCTCGACTTGCTGTTGGCGGCTCAAGCGGCCCAGCTCGCAACCATGGTTGAATACGCTCGGCAGCAGCTCCGTAATATCATGGGACGGCCGATCTTCCGTCGCCCCGAGGATGCTGTCAATCAGCGCCGCCAGGAGTTGGATGGGCTGGTCCGGCTGCTGGGGGCTGCCGGAAAAAACCTCTTTGAGCGGTTCCGAAACGGGCTATCTTTAGGTTTGTCCCGGCTGGAGGCGTTGTCACCGCTCAAGACCCTGGCGCGCGGCTATTCGGTGAGCCGTCGCGTAAGTGATCAAAAAGTCGTCCGGTCCCATGAGGACATCGGCGAAGGTGAGCGCATGGAGACGATAATCGCCGATGCGCGACTAATTTCGCTGGTGGAAACGGTCAGGAAGGGACAATAG
- a CDS encoding transposase, translating to MPTRGRSQLGDQRIFFVTTTTKAFENSFDTPNRLQKLKDIIAEAVRRHSVRLYGYVLMPNHIHLLVGIETGGLGLSPFMRDIKSMSWCLIFPNRPGIWMAGFDDVAVFSEEQFRIKLTYIHNNPVRAGLATEPEAYRYSSAGVWLRGEVDDLVTTGFQ from the coding sequence ATGCCTACACGCGGGAGATCCCAACTCGGCGACCAACGCATCTTCTTCGTTACAACTACAACAAAGGCATTCGAAAACTCCTTCGATACACCAAATCGCCTTCAGAAACTCAAGGACATCATCGCCGAGGCCGTCAGACGCCACAGCGTGAGGCTCTACGGATATGTTCTCATGCCAAATCACATCCACTTGCTGGTCGGGATTGAAACCGGCGGGCTGGGGCTATCGCCGTTTATGCGTGACATCAAGTCGATGTCATGGTGTCTGATCTTCCCGAACCGGCCTGGGATCTGGATGGCTGGTTTCGATGATGTGGCGGTGTTCAGTGAAGAGCAGTTCAGGATTAAGTTGACGTATATACACAACAATCCAGTCAGAGCCGGGCTGGCAACCGAGCCCGAAGCATACAGGTACTCGTCAGCCGGGGTCTGGCTACGGGGTGAGGTCGACGATTTGGTGACTACTGGATTCCAGTAA